The Daucus carota subsp. sativus chromosome 2, DH1 v3.0, whole genome shotgun sequence genome includes a window with the following:
- the LOC108207919 gene encoding probable LRR receptor-like serine/threonine-protein kinase At3g47570, giving the protein MSSSFLQFLLLALLFSATSIISKTRTACAYSDNITDQQALLSFKASITNNSVGILDSWNHSIHFCLWKGITCSHRRQRVTAIDLSSQQLDGTLSPHIGNLSFLRAIYLDRNNFRGSIPPEFGKLFRLRYLHLGSNFLQGEFPVNLSHCSDIRNISIEENNLEGKLPTEFMSWSRLQVFIARKNHFTGSIPSSIGNMSSLVLLDLGSNSLTGSIPLEVSRLLNLKILRLSVNNLSGMVPLPLYNISTLSSVSLTQNELRGRLPADLGSTLPNLQNFLAGENRFSGPFPPSIANASQLVRFEIAYNYINGPLPTNLGSLLSLQWLNLGHNQLRHNQPSDGLSFLDSLVNSTHLKYLGLFENGLSGELPSSIANLSTTIDQLDFFTNKIYGSIPQSIGNLINMTRLSLDQNMLTGWIPESICKLSMLGTLRLGDNNISGVIPTCISNISGLLILSFKNNILHGSIPTTLYNISSLQGLSLSSNHLSGVIPELIIGLSSLNLGLHLHQNLLTGPLPSNIGRLTHLIELRLSDNKFMGEIPSSLGDCVMLEGLDMKGNHFQGRIPSSFKNLKSLAFLDLSANNMSGNIPRFLGELNLLRYLNLSHNKLGGPVPKNGVFSNVSIFSIVGNNQLCGGIQALQLPVCPANVSESKKKQFPLKMIPLIVILPLAILLACLALLGYRHRKSTRMNAHVLVLPDDHYPRLSYQDLLLATNEFSAKNLLGEGRFGSVYKGYFESLQQYFAVKVLNIEAHGAYKSFLAECETLRNLRHRNLIKIITTCSSIDFVGKDFKAIVFDFMKNGSLEDWLHPIPSQQRNEKNLTLLQRLNIAIDVASAVDYLHHRGPARIIHCDLKPSNILLDDEFVARVGDFGLARYFLSTTGDINYAHTSSTSVRGTVGYVPPEYGMGGEISAEGDVYSYGILLLEMFSGERPTSSRILEENANNLHDYVRKALPHNVVEIVDPRIMLGQEDDDTMKNKSVGNTCELSSTMKDCLALILEVGIVCSVERPSERIDINVALKKLHVAREKLLLHKE; this is encoded by the exons ATGAGTTCCAGCTTTCTGCAATTCTTGCTCTTGGCCTTGTTATTTTCAGCAACCTCAATAATCTCGAAAACCAGAACAGCTTGTGCATATTCAGATAACATCACTGACCAACAGGCTTTACTTTCTTTCAAGGCCTCCATAACAAACAATTCGGTAGGAATTTTGGACTCATGGAACCATTCCATCCACTTCTGTCTATGGAAAGGCATTACATGCAGCCATAGACGCCAGAGAGTGACCGCGATAGACCTCTCATCTCAGCAACTAGATGGTACTCTGTCTCCTCATATCGGAAACCTCTCCTTTCTCAGAGCAATTTACCTTGACAGAAACAACTTTCGTGGCTCCATTCCTCCAGAGTTTGGTAAACTGTTTCGCTTAAGGTATCTTCACCTAGGAAGCAATTTTTTGCAAGGTGAGTTCCCAGTGAACTTAAGTCACTGTTCAGATATTAGAAATATCAGTATTGAAGAGAACAATCTGGAAGGGAAGTTGCCTACTGAATTCATGTCTTGGTCTAGACTTCAAGTCTTTATTGCAAGGAAAAATCATTTCACTGGATCAATCCCTTCTTCAATCGGGAATATGTCATCTCTTGTTCTCCTTGATCTAGGCAGCAACAGTCTAACAGGGAGCATACCTTTAGAAGTCTCTCGCCTTCTGAATTTAAAGATTCTTCGGTTGTCAGTGAACAATTTGTCAGGTATGGTTCCTCTGCCACTTTACAATATCTCGACTCTTTCTTCTGTTAGCCTAACTCAAAATGAGTTGAGAGGAAGGCTTCCAGCAGATTTGGGCTCCACGCTTCCTAATCTGCAAAACTTCCTTGCTGGAGAGAATAGATTTTCAGGGCCTTTTCCGCCATCCATAGCTAATGCTTCACAGCTTGTTCGTTTTGAGATAGCATATAACTATATTAATGGTCCTCTGCCTACAAATTTAGGAAGCCTTTTGAGTCTTCAATGGCTGAACCTGGGCCATAATCAACTTAGGCATAATCAGCCATCTGATGGCTTAAGTTTCCTCGATTCGTTAGTAAACAGTACTCATCTAAAGTATTTGGGTCTATTCGAGAATGGTCTAAGTGGGGAGCTCCCAAGTTCCATCGCCAATCTCTCAACAACAATAGATCAACTGGACTTCTTCACAAATAAAATCTACGGAAGCATACCCCAAAGTATTGGGAATCTTATCAACATGACACGACTTTCATTGGATCAAAACATGTTAACAGGATGGATTCCTGAATCAATTTGTAAACTATCCATGTTGGGAACTCTGCGTCTAGGTGATAACAATATTTCAGGTGTAATTCCAACTTGCATAAGCAACATTTCTGGATTACTTATTCTCAGTTTCAAGAATAACATACTCCACGGAAGCATACCTACTACATTGTATAACATCTCATCCTTACAAGGGTTGAGCCTTTCCAGCAATCACCTCAGCGGCGTGATACCTGAGCTTATTATTGGACTTTCGTCTCTCAATCTTGGTCTTCACTTGCATCAAAATCTATTGACAGGGCCACTGCCATCAAACATTGGAAGGCTAACACATCTTATTGAGCTACGTCTTTCGGACAACAAATTTATGGGAGAAATACCCTCTAGCCTGGGAGATTGTGTGATGTTGGAGGGACTGGACATGAAAGGAAACCATTTTCAAGGCAGAATTCCGTCTTCTTTCAAGAATCTAAAAAGTCTTGCATTTCTGGATCTTTCAGCGAACAATATGTCAGGAAATATACCGCGTTTTCTTGGAGAGTTGAATCTGTTAAGATATCTGAATCTCTCACACAATAAACTTGGAGGTCCAGTGCCTAAAAATGGTGTCTTCTCAAATGTTAGTATCTTTTCAATTGTCGGGAATAATCAGCTTTGTGGAGGTATTCAAGCATTGCAATTGCCTGTTTGTCCTGCAAACGTATCAGAGTCAAAGAAAAAGCAATTTCCACTGAAAATGATCCCCCTTATAGTTATCTTACCTCTGGCTATCTTGTTAGCATGTCTTGCCTTGCTTGGTTATCGACATCGAAAATCCACACGGATGAATGCCCATGTCTTGGTACTGCCTGATGACCACTACCCCAGACTTTCGTACCAAGATCTTTTACTAGCTACGAATGAGTTTTCTGCAAAGAATTTGCTAGGTGAGGGAAGATTTGGTTCTGTTTACAAAGGCTATTTTGAATCGTTGCAACAATATTTTGCTGTAAAAGTACTGAACATTGAAGCACACGGAGCTTACAAGAGTTTCTTGGCAGAATGTGAAACTTTGAGGAATCTTCGCCACAGAAATCTCATCAAGATCATCACAACTTGCTCTAGCATTGATTTTGTTGGCAAAGACTTCAAGGCAATAGTGTTTGACTTCATGAAAAATGGGAGTCTAGAGGACTGGTTACATCCAATTCCATCCCAGCAAAGGAATGAAAAAAACTTGACTCTACTCCAAAGGCTTAATATTGCCATTGACGTGGCATCAGCAGTGGATTACCTACATCACCGTGGTCCGGCAAGAATTATTCATTGCGACTTAAAACCAAGTAATATTCTTCTTGATGACGAGTTTGTTGCTCGGGTTGGTGATTTTGGTCTAGCCAGATATTTCCTAAGCACCACAGGTGACATCAATTACGCACATACAAGTTCAACCAGTGTTCGAGGGACAGTTGGATACGTTCCTCCag AGTATGGAATGGGCGGAGAGATATCTGCTGAAGGAGACGTGTATAGTTATGGAATTCTATTACTTGAAATGTTCTCCGGAGAAAGACCTACCAGTAGCCGCATTTTAGAGGAGAATGCTAATAATCTTCATGATTACGTTAGGAAGGCATTACCTCATAATGTGGTAGAGATTGTTGATCCCCGAATCATGTTGGGCCAAGAAGACGACGACACGATGAAGAATAAATCAGTTGGTAACACTTGTGAGTTATCTAGTACGATGAAAGATTGCTTGGCTCTGATACTTGAAGTTGGGATTGTATGTTCGGTTGAAAGACCAAGCGAACGCATCGACATTAATGTTGCTCTCAAGAAGCTGCATGTGGCAAGGGAGAAGCTCCTGCTGCATAAGGAGTAA
- the LOC108205974 gene encoding uncharacterized protein LOC108205974, which produces MIQLLFFLIFIEIGLIVMFVFKTPLRKLVIMGLDRAKRGRGPIVVKTVGGTVGVVMMSSLYNVMSIQKRRIEDGEYVNPTDQVLSAKSLLEASLMGFSLFLALMIDRLHHYIRELRIRRKGMEAVKKQNRGFEDVIKAGGSDEIKALEDEAVMLREKYKKLQSELEAKTKEANVAEANAVALKKQSEGFLLEYDRLLEDNQNLRNQLQSVDRTLSHSGSKKVM; this is translated from the exons ATGATTCAATTACTGTTCTTTCTGATATTCATCGAGATTGGTCTGATCGTGATGTTCGTGTTCAAGACCCCGTTGAGGAAACTGGTGATAATGGGTTTGGATCGGGCCAAGAGGGGTCGGGGTCCGATTGTGGTTAAAACGGTGGGAGGTACAGTTGGGGTGGTGATGATGTCGAGTTTGTATAATGTCATGTCGATACAGAAGCGGAGGATTGAAGATGGGGAGTACGTTAATCCTACGGATCAGGTGCTTTCTGCCAAGTCTCTTCTTGAAGCCTCTCTTATGG GTTTCTCTCTCTTCCTTGCTTTAATGATAGACAGATTGCATCACTATATCAGGGAGCTCCGTATTCGAAGAAAGGGGATGGAAGCTGTAAAGAAGCAAAACCGAGGCTTTGAGGATGTCATCAAAGCTGGAGGGTCTGATGAAATTAAAGCGTTGGAAGATGAGGCTGTCATGCTAAGAGAGAAGTACAAGAAATTGCAGTCAGAACTAGAGGCAAAGACTAAAGAAGCCAACGTTGCTGAAGCCAATGCTGTTGCTTTGAAAAAGCAGTCTGAAGGATTTCTTCTTGAGTATGACCGTTTGCTCGAAGACAACCAGAACCTTAGGAATCAGTTGCAATCAGTGGATCGGACACTATCACATTCTGGTAGCAAGAAGGTTATGTAA
- the LOC108210262 gene encoding probable rhamnogalacturonate lyase B, with the protein MAKNVKLVIQSSYVFLDNGLVRLTILKPQGILAGIKYGGMDNLLDLKSSETGRGYWDINWSLPGGQPRYQQLKGSVYNTIHSSNDKVEVSFKSTYSASTSGTRLPLTYDLRYILKSGDSGFYCYGIYERPPGCRAFDLAQTRMVFKLQRERFHYMAITDEKQRIMPMPEDMDDTRSKQLIVPESRLLTNPINPDLRGEVDDKYQYSMDNKDSGVHGWISSGPIIGFWVLFPSQEFRNGGPTKQNLTVHTGPNCLAMFHGTHYIGNDILAHFEEGETWRKVFGPFFVYLNSTPNVSKAYNLWSDAKKQRTSEESKWPYDFVTTPYYLNARERGSASGKLFVQDRYVSDSLIPAQKAYVGLSAARTEGSWQTESKEYQFWVPTDSNGIFSIKNVVPGIYALHGWVPGFIGDYLDQKLVTITEGSETQLGNLIYAPHRDGPTVWEIGYPDRTAMGFYVPDVNPKYVNKLFLHSTEKYRQYGLWDRYTDMHPESDQAFTIGINDPKKDWFFAHVDRRVGEKYYPSTWRIKFNLKSVATGIYKLRLATASVNRSDLEVHVNHRDNHHQVFEVQMLGMDNAVCRHGIHGLYRLFNIDVSSELLTVGDNSILLTQAREGDALCGVLYDYLRLEAPINNS; encoded by the exons ATGGCGAAAAATGTAAAGCTTGTCATCCAGAGCTCATAT GTTTTTCTGGATAATGGACTCGTAAGACTCACAATATTAAAACCACAAGGAATATTAGCTGGTATAAAGTATGGAGGAATGGACAACCTTCTTGACCTTAAGTCAAGTGAAACGGGAAGAGG ATACTGGGATATTAACTGGAGCTTACCAGGAGGCCAGCCTAGATATCAACA GCTAAAGGGATCAGTGTATAACACAATTCATTCGAGTAATGATAAGGTAGAGGTTTCATTCAAAAGCACTTATAGTGCTTCAACTTCAGGCACCAGACTACCCCTTACGTACGACTTAAG GTACATTCTGAAGAGTGGTGATTCAGGATTTTATTGTTATGGAATATACGAGCGCCCACCAGGATGTCGTGCATTTGATCTTGCTCAAACCAGGATGGTTTTCAAGTTGCAAAGGGAGAG GTTTCATTACATGGCTATTACTGATGAGAAGCAAAGAATAATGCCAATGCCAGAGGATATGGATGATACAAGGAGCAAACAGCTAATAGTGCCCGAATCAAGATTGCTTACGAATCCCATAAATCCAGATCTTAGAGGAGAG GTTGATGACAAGTATCAGTATTCGATGGATAACAAGGATTCTGGTGTTCATGGCTGGATTAGTTCTGGTCCTATAATCGGATTCTGGGTTCTCTTTCCAAGCCAGGAGTTCCGCAATGGTGGACCTACAAAGCAAAATCTTACTGTTCATACTGGACCTAACTGCCTAGCT ATGTTTCATGGAACACACTACATTGGAAATGATATATTAGCTCATTTTGAAGAAGGGGAGACATGGAGAAAGGTGTTTGGACCCTTCTTTGTCTATCTTAATTCGACCCCGAATGTATCTAAAGCATACAACTTGTGGTCAGATGCGAAAAAACAG AGGACATCTGAAGAATCAAAGTGGCCATACGATTTTGTTACAACGCCCTATTATCTAAATGCTAGGGAACGCGGTTCAGCATCGGGGAAATTATTTGTCCAAGACAG GTATGTCTCTGATTCTCTTATACCGGCCCAAAAGGCATACGTTGGGTTGTCAGCTGCAAGAACTGAAGGATCCTGGCAAACCGAAAGcaag GAGTACCAATTTTGGGTGCCAACAGACTCCAATGGAATATTTAGTATTAAGAATGTTGTTCCTGGAATCTACGCGCTCCATGGTTGGGTTCCTGGTTTCATTGGAGACTATCTTGATCAGAAACTTGTTACCATCACAGAGG GGTCAGAAACACAACTTGGAAATTTGATCTATGCTCCCCATAGAGATGGTCCAACTGTATGGGAAATTGGCTATCCAGACAGAACAGCTATGGGCTTTTATGTTCCTGACGTAAATCCGAAGTATGTCAACAAGTTGTTCCTACACAGCACTGAGAA GTACAGGCAATATGGATTGTGGGACAGGTACACAGACATGCACCCTGAATCTGATCAGGCTTTCACCATAGGCATTAATGATCCGAAGAAAGACTGGTTCTTCGCGCATGTAGACAG GAGAGTAGGAGAGAAATATTATCCATCCACATGGAGGATCAAATTCAACCTCAAATCAGTAGCCACCGGAATTTACAAGCTAAGATTAGCTACAGCATCAGTAAACCGTTCTGATCTCGAG GTTCATGTCAATCATAGAGATAACCATCATCAAGTATTTGAAGTTCAAATGTTAGGGATGGACAATGCTGTTTGTCGGCATGGAATTCATGGACTCTATCGCCTTTTTAACATTGACGTTTCATCAGAATTATTGACAGTGGGAGACAACTCTATACTTTTAACACAGGCAAGGGAAGGAGATGCACTTTGCGGAGTACTCTATGATTATCTAAGGCTGGAAGCTCCCATAAACAATTCATGA
- the LOC108210263 gene encoding 5'-adenylylsulfate reductase 3, chloroplastic has protein sequence MAFGAVTSSTAISASFSSHSLEQTKVSQLGSYQPVNWCPASTVLNVSRKRSSCVKALNAEPKRNDSIVASAATLLASEVVQKVEAEVEAEDYEKLALELENASPLKIMDKALQKFGNDIAIAFSGAEDVALIEYAHLTGRPFRVFSLDTGRLNPETYRLFDAVEKKYGIHIEYMFPDAVEVQTLVRTKGMFSFYEDGHQECCRVRKVRPLRRALKGLRAWITGQRKDQSPGTRSEIPVVQVDPVFEGLEGGPGSLVKWNPVANVQGTDIWKFLRTMDVPVNSLHAQGYISIGCEPCTRPVLPGQHEREGRWWWEDATAKECGLHKGNIKDGNVNGNSSVAVQANGTTTVADIFNSQHVVSLTRPGIENLIKLEDRKEPWLVVLYAPWCRFCQAMEGSYVELAEKLAGTGVKVAKFQADGDQKPFAERELQLGSFPTILFYPKHSSRAVKYPSEKRDVESLLAFVNTLR, from the exons atggcGTTTGGTGCTGTAACTTCATCTACTGCCATTTCTGCTTCTTTCTCTTCTCATTCTCTTGAACAAACCAAAG TTTCGCAGCTCGGCTCATATCAGCCGGTGAATTGGTGTCCTGCATCGACGGTGCTGAATGTTTCTCGGAAACGTTCGTCGTGCGTGAAGGCTTTGAACGCCGAGCCGAAAAGAAACGACTCAATTGTGGCTTCTGCTGCAACCTTACTCGCTTCTG AAGTGGTGCAGAAAGTAGAAGCGGAGGTAGAGGCAGAGGACTATGAGAAGCTGGCTTTAGAGCTCGAAAACGCATCCCCACTTAAGATTATGGATAAGGCCCTTCAGAAGTTTGGGAATGATATTGCGATTGCTTTCag TGGTGCTGAGGATGTTGCTTTGATTGAATATGCTCATTTGACTGGGCGTCCTTTCCGAGTGTTCAGCCTAGACACTGGAAGGCTTAATCCAGAAACATACAGGTTATTTGATGCAGTGGAGAAGAAATATGGGATTCACATTGAATATATGTTTCCTGATGCTGTTGAAGTTCAGACCTTGGTGAGGACCAAGGGTATGTTCTCATTTTATGAAGATGGACACCAGGAGTGCTGCCGTGTGAGGAAAGTGAGACCTTTGAGGAGAGCCCTCAAGGGCCTGCGAGCATGGATTACTGGGCAGAGGAAGGATCAGTCACCAGGAACTCGATCTGAAATTCCAGTTGTCCAGGTGGATCCTGTTTTTGAAGGGCTTGAGGGTGGGCCTGGGAGCTTGGTGAAATGGAACCCAGTCGCAAATGTGCAGGGTACTGATATATGGAAATTTCTCCGTACAATGGATGTACCTGTGAATTCGTTGCATGCACAAGGATACATCTCTATTGGCTGTGAGCCATGTACAAGACCAGTTCTACCAGGACAACATGAAAGAGAAGGAAGGTGGTGGTGGGAGGATGCTACTGCCAAGGAATGTGGCCTACATAAAGGTAATATCAAGGATGGAAATGTAAATGGTAATAGCAGCGTAGCTGTCCAAGCGAATGGTACCACCACTGTCGCTGACATTTTTAACAGCCAGCATGTGGTGAGCCTAACCAGGCCAGggattgaaaatttgataaagtTAGAAGATAGAAAAGAACCATGGCTTGTTGTTCTTTATGCACCTTGGTGCCGCTTTTGCCAG GCAATGGAAGGATCCTATGTTGAATTGGCAGAGAAGTTAGCCGGAACAGGAGTTAAAGTTGCAAAGTTCCAGGCAGACGGAGACCAGAAGCCATTTGCAGAGAGAGAATTACAACTGGGGAGCTTCCCTACAATACTTTTCTATCCGAAACACTCCTCTCGAGCTGTGAAGTACCCTTCTGAAAAGAGGGATGTCGAATCCTTGTTGGCATTTGTGAACACACTCAGATGA
- the LOC108208568 gene encoding S-type anion channel SLAH1, protein MGDQITGDHQESAEDVHISIDLGLKKNQEIVMNPLQAFHAGYFRICISLGSQALLWKILSEREDIPKSFHRLSVELPSVVFLLLWYIALCTLVVLSVLYILRCIYYFHLVKAEFLHFVGVNYMFTPWTAWLLLLQSAPIMNPKQPVYQGLCMLFVIPLLILDVKIYGQWFTTEKRFLSVVANPTSQISVIGNLVAARTAAQMGWEETATCIFTLGMTHYLVVFITLYQRLSGGDHLPVRLRPVYFLFVAAPSMASLAWSSISGTFDTPCKMLFFLSLFLFTSLVSRPALFKKAMRKFNVAWWAYSFPLTFLAMAASAYAQEVKGLAASGLVLILTVLSVFIFICLLLSTAVNIEMLFRGSDPILKFDSKGKGK, encoded by the exons ATGGGAGATCAGATCACTGGTGATCATCAAGAATCTGCAGAAGATGTTCATATCAGTATCGATTTGGGTCTcaagaaaaatcaagaaatagtTATGAATCCCTTGCAAGCATTCCATGCTGGCTACTTTCGAATATGCATCTCTCTTGGTAGCCAAGCTTTGTTATGGAAGATCCTCAGTGAGCGCGAAGATATCCCCAAATCTTTTCATCGTCTATCTGTGGAATTACCCTCAGTAGTTTTCCTTCTACTGTGGTATATTGCGCTCTGCACATTAGTTGTGCTCTCTGTTCTTTACATTTTGAGGTGCATTTACTACTTTCACCTAGTGAAAGCTGAGTTCTTGCACTTTGTGGGAGTGAACTATATGTTTACCCCTTGGACAGCTTGGCTTCTCTTGCTTCAGTCTGCCCCGATTATGAATCCAAAACAGCCTGTATATCAAGGGCTTTGCATGCTCTTTGTGATTCCCCTGTTGATTCTTGATGTGAAGATTTATGGACAGTGGTTTACAACGGAGAAGAGGTTTCTTTCTGTTGTCGCGAACCCAACTAGCCAGATATCAGTTATAGGGAATCTGGTGGCTGCGCGAACAGCAGCTCAGATGGGGTGGGAAGAGACGGCTACTTGTATATTCACCCTGGGAATGACACATTATCTAGTAGTTTTCATTACCCTTTATCAGCGTTTATCCGGTGGAGATCATCTGCCAGTTAGGCTCCGGCCTGTTTATTTCTTGTTTGTAGCTGCACCAAGTATGGCAAGCTTAGCTTGGAGCTCAATTTCTGGCACTTTTGACACTCCATGCAAGATGCTCTTTTTCCTCTCCCTATTTCTCTTTACATCTTTG GTTTCCAGGCCAGCTTTGTTCAAGAAAGCAATGAGAAAGTTTAACGTGGCGTGGTGGGCTTATTCGTTTCCTCTAACCTTCTTGGCAATGGCAGCATCAGCCTATGCACAAGAGGTGAAAGGTTTAGCAGCTTCAGGATTAGTGCTCATTCTCACTGTGCTTTCTGTATTCATCTTCATCTGCTTGTTGCTCTCCACTGCTGTCAATATTGAAATGCTTTTCCGCGGCTCTGATCCCATTCTTAAATTCGATAGCAAGGGAAAGGGGAAGTGA
- the LOC108205728 gene encoding lactoylglutathione lyase GLX1, with protein sequence MAESEATPVVPSSELLEWPKKDKRRFLHAVYRVGDLDRTIKFYTEGFGMKLLRKRDIPEEKYSNAFLGFGPEESQFVVELTYNYGVDKYDIGTGFGHFAIATPDVYKFVENARAKGGNVSREPGPVKGGSSIIAFVKDPDGYAFEIIQRASTPEPLCQVMLRVGDLDRSINFYEKALGMKMLRKIDRPEQKYTLAMMGYADEYETTVLELTYNYGVTEYTKGNAYAQVAISTEDVYKSGEVVNHVTQELGGKITRQAGPVPGIGTKIVALLDPDGWKTVLVDNEDFLKELK encoded by the exons ATGGCTGAATCTGAAGCTACACCTGTTGTTCCGAGTAGCGAGTTGTTGGAATGGCCAAAGAAGGATAAGCGCAGGTTCTTACATGCTGTGTATCGCGTTGGTGATCTTGATCGGACAATCAA GTTCTATACTGAAGGTTTTGGAATGAAGCTTTTGAGAAAGAGAGATATTCCAGAAGAGAAGTACTCGAATGCCTTTCTTGGGTTTGGTCCAGAGGAATCTCAGTTTGTGGTGGAGCTAACTTATA ACTATGGAGTGGATAAGTACGACATCGGAACAGGCTTCGGACATTTTGCTATTGCAACTCCAGAT GTGTACAAATTTGTGgagaatgcaagagccaagggTGGAAATGTGTCGAGGGAGCCTGGTCCTGTCAAAGGTGGATCAAGTATCATTGCTTTTGTCAAAGATCCTGATGGCTATGCTTTTGAAATCATTCAAAGAGCTTCTACTCCTGAACCATTGTGTCAAGTCATGCTTCGTGTTGGTGACCTAGACCGGTCTATCAATTTTTACGAAAAG GCTTTGGGAATGAAAATGTTAAGGAAGATTGATAGACCGGAGCAGAAG TACACCTTGGCCATGATGGGTTATGCTGATGAATATGAGACAACTGTTCTGGAGTTGACATATAACTATGGAGTGACAGAATATACTAAAGGAAATGCATATGCGCAA gtTGCAATCAGTACCGAAGATGTTTACAAAAGTGGAGAGGTTGTCAACCATGTTACCCAAGAGCTTGGAGGGAAGATTACTAGGCAGGCAGGACCAGTCCCTGGGATTGGTACTAAGATTGTGGCTTTGTTGGATCCAGATGGTTGGAAGACG GTCCTGGTCGACAATGAGGATTTTCTCAAGGAACTAAAGTAA